One window of Halorussus sp. MSC15.2 genomic DNA carries:
- a CDS encoding 50S ribosomal protein L31e — protein MSANDFEERVITVPLRDAKAAPKHERADKAMSLVRDHLSQHFKVEDDEVRLDPSINEEVWSRGRKKPPSKLRVRAARFEEEGETIVEAEHAE, from the coding sequence ATGAGCGCGAACGACTTCGAGGAGCGCGTCATCACGGTGCCGCTCCGCGACGCCAAGGCCGCACCGAAGCACGAACGCGCCGACAAGGCGATGTCGCTCGTCCGCGACCACCTCTCGCAGCACTTCAAGGTCGAGGACGACGAAGTGCGTCTCGACCCCTCCATCAACGAGGAAGTCTGGTCGCGCGGCCGCAAGAAGCCGCCGAGCAAGCTTCGCGTCCGCGCCGCCCGATTCGAGGAAGAGGGCGAGACCATCGTCGAAGCGGAACACGCCGAGTAG
- a CDS encoding low molecular weight phosphatase family protein codes for MSDETRVAFVCVQNAGRSQMATAFAEREREERGAEDVAIVTGGTDPADHVHEEVVEVMRERGMDLSDWTPREVTHEELQECDYVVTMGCSANDVCPATWSGENRDWGLDDPDGRDLDAVRAIRDEIEERVADLFDELQRE; via the coding sequence ATGAGCGACGAGACCCGAGTCGCCTTCGTCTGCGTCCAGAACGCCGGGCGGAGCCAGATGGCGACGGCGTTCGCCGAGCGGGAACGCGAGGAGCGCGGGGCCGAGGACGTGGCAATCGTCACGGGCGGCACCGACCCCGCCGACCACGTCCACGAGGAAGTGGTCGAGGTCATGCGCGAGCGCGGAATGGACCTCTCCGACTGGACGCCGCGGGAAGTGACTCACGAGGAGTTGCAGGAGTGCGATTACGTCGTCACGATGGGCTGTTCGGCGAACGATGTGTGTCCCGCGACGTGGTCGGGCGAGAACCGCGACTGGGGACTCGACGACCCAGACGGACGGGACCTCGACGCGGTGCGGGCGATTCGCGACGAAATCGAGGAGCGCGTCGCGGACCTGTTCGACGAACTCCAACGCGAGTGA
- the pfdA gene encoding prefoldin subunit alpha yields MGGGGNPELQELSQQLQELEEQQEEIEAEIEDLREEKSDIDEAIETIDALDTGSVVQVPIGGGAHVHAEVQDLDEIVVELGGGFAAEREEEDAVETLENKQDVLDERISEFEDEVSRIEEESSELEQKAQQLQQQQMQQQMQQMQGQQEDEDE; encoded by the coding sequence ATGGGCGGCGGCGGCAACCCCGAACTGCAGGAACTCTCCCAGCAGCTGCAGGAACTCGAAGAGCAGCAAGAGGAAATCGAGGCCGAAATCGAGGACCTCCGCGAGGAGAAGAGCGACATCGACGAGGCCATCGAGACCATCGACGCGCTCGACACCGGGTCGGTCGTGCAGGTCCCCATCGGCGGCGGCGCACACGTCCACGCGGAAGTGCAGGACCTCGACGAAATCGTCGTGGAACTGGGCGGCGGCTTCGCGGCCGAGCGCGAGGAAGAAGACGCGGTCGAGACCCTCGAGAACAAGCAGGACGTCCTCGACGAGCGCATCTCGGAGTTCGAGGACGAGGTCAGCCGAATCGAGGAGGAGAGTTCGGAACTGGAGCAGAAGGCCCAGCAACTCCAGCAACAGCAGATGCAGCAGCAGATGCAGCAGATGCAGGGCCAGCAGGAAGACGAGGACGAGTAA
- the ftsY gene encoding signal recognition particle-docking protein FtsY, whose amino-acid sequence MFDSLKDKLGSFRKDVEETTEEKAEEAEAEAEAEAEAEAKAEAAAEADAGTQTESDSSDATAETESEDSGSGRGFAQKAKSFAKGEIVIEEQDVEDPLWELEMALLESDVELSVANEILENIREDLVGATRSFNSETADVVEEALHDSLLKVISVGQFDFDQRIAEADKPVTIIFTGVNGVGKTTTIAKLSKYFEDRGLSTVIANGDTYRAGANEQIEEHAENLDKKIITHEQGGDPAAVIYDAVEYANSNDIDVVLGDTAGRLHTDEGLMDQLEKIGRVVGPDMTLFVDEAVAGQDAVQRAKQFNDAAEIDGAILTKADADSQGGAAISIAHVTGKPILFLGTGQGYDDIEQFDPEELVGRLLGEDE is encoded by the coding sequence ATGTTCGATAGCCTGAAGGACAAACTCGGGAGTTTCCGGAAGGACGTCGAGGAGACGACCGAGGAGAAGGCCGAAGAAGCCGAAGCGGAAGCTGAGGCAGAAGCCGAGGCCGAGGCGAAAGCGGAGGCCGCGGCCGAGGCGGACGCCGGAACGCAAACGGAGTCGGACTCCTCGGACGCGACCGCGGAGACCGAGTCCGAGGACTCCGGTTCCGGTCGCGGGTTCGCACAGAAGGCCAAGTCGTTCGCCAAGGGCGAAATCGTCATCGAGGAACAGGACGTCGAGGACCCCCTCTGGGAGTTGGAGATGGCGCTGCTGGAGAGCGACGTGGAACTGAGCGTCGCCAACGAGATTCTGGAGAACATCCGGGAAGACCTCGTGGGCGCGACGCGGTCGTTCAACAGCGAGACCGCCGACGTGGTCGAGGAAGCGCTCCACGACTCGCTGCTGAAGGTCATCTCGGTCGGGCAGTTCGACTTCGACCAGCGAATCGCCGAGGCCGACAAGCCCGTCACCATCATCTTCACGGGCGTCAACGGCGTCGGCAAGACCACGACCATCGCCAAACTCTCGAAGTACTTCGAGGACCGCGGTCTCTCTACGGTCATCGCCAACGGCGACACGTACCGCGCCGGGGCCAACGAGCAGATAGAGGAACACGCCGAGAACCTCGACAAGAAGATAATCACCCACGAGCAGGGCGGCGACCCCGCGGCGGTCATCTACGACGCGGTCGAGTACGCCAACTCGAACGACATCGACGTCGTGCTGGGCGACACCGCGGGTCGCCTCCACACCGACGAGGGACTGATGGACCAATTGGAGAAAATCGGACGCGTGGTCGGTCCGGACATGACCCTCTTCGTGGACGAGGCCGTGGCCGGACAGGACGCGGTCCAACGCGCCAAGCAGTTCAACGACGCCGCCGAAATCGACGGCGCGATACTGACCAAAGCCGACGCCGACTCGCAGGGCGGCGCGGCCATCTCCATCGCCCACGTCACGGGCAAACCCATCCTCTTCCTCGGTACGGGACAGGGGTACGACGACATCGAGCAGTTCGACCCCGAGGAACTCGTCGGGCGACTCCTCGGCGAAGACGAGTAG
- a CDS encoding signal recognition particle protein Srp54, which produces MVLDDLGNSLRDSLGKLSGQSRVTEEDVEEIVKEIQRSLLQADVEVSLVMDLSDSIKERALEEESPAGTSARDHVLSIVYEEMVSLVGDSTEIPLEEQTILLAGLQGSGKTTTAAKMAWWFSKKGLRPAIVQTDTFRPGAYDQAKEMAGRAEVDFYGDPDEEDPVKIARDGLEATSDADVHIVDTAGRHALEDDLIDEIEDIERAVDPDRNLLVLDAAIGQGAKDQASQFDDSIGIEGVIVTKLDGTAKGGGALTAVNETDSSIAFLGTGEEVKNIERFEPSGFISRLLGMGDLKQLTERVERAMQETQEEEEDWDPEDMLKGEFTLKDMRRQMQAMNNMGPLDQVMDMIPGMGGGGGLMDELPDDAMDVTQDRMRSFEVIMDSMTEAELENPRAIGASQVERIAKGSGKDEERVRELLEQHKMMSQTLKQFQGMGQGNMERMMKKMQGGGGGGGGGMGGMGPFGD; this is translated from the coding sequence ATGGTACTCGACGACCTCGGAAACTCCCTCCGCGACTCTCTCGGTAAACTCAGCGGGCAGTCCCGCGTGACCGAGGAGGACGTGGAGGAAATCGTCAAGGAGATTCAGCGGTCGCTCCTGCAGGCCGACGTCGAAGTCAGCCTCGTGATGGACCTCTCGGACTCCATCAAGGAGCGCGCGCTGGAGGAGGAGTCGCCGGCCGGAACCTCGGCGCGCGACCACGTCCTCAGCATCGTCTACGAGGAGATGGTGTCTCTCGTGGGCGACAGCACCGAGATTCCGCTCGAAGAGCAGACCATCCTGCTCGCCGGTCTACAGGGGTCGGGGAAGACGACCACCGCGGCCAAGATGGCGTGGTGGTTCTCGAAGAAGGGGCTTCGGCCCGCTATCGTCCAGACCGACACCTTCCGCCCCGGCGCGTACGACCAAGCCAAGGAGATGGCCGGGCGCGCGGAAGTGGACTTCTACGGCGACCCTGACGAGGAGGACCCGGTGAAAATCGCCCGCGACGGTCTCGAAGCCACGAGCGACGCCGACGTCCACATCGTGGACACCGCGGGTCGCCACGCGCTCGAAGACGACCTCATCGACGAGATAGAGGATATCGAGCGCGCGGTGGACCCCGACCGGAACCTACTCGTCCTCGACGCCGCCATCGGACAGGGCGCGAAGGACCAAGCCAGCCAGTTCGACGACTCCATCGGTATCGAGGGCGTCATCGTCACGAAACTCGACGGGACCGCGAAGGGTGGCGGTGCGCTGACCGCCGTCAACGAGACCGACTCGTCCATCGCGTTCCTCGGTACCGGCGAGGAGGTCAAGAACATCGAGCGGTTCGAACCCTCCGGGTTCATCTCGCGCCTGCTCGGGATGGGCGACCTGAAGCAACTCACCGAGCGCGTCGAGCGCGCGATGCAGGAGACGCAGGAGGAGGAAGAGGACTGGGACCCCGAGGACATGCTGAAGGGCGAGTTCACCCTGAAGGACATGCGCCGCCAGATGCAGGCGATGAACAACATGGGACCGCTCGACCAAGTGATGGACATGATTCCCGGTATGGGCGGTGGCGGCGGTCTGATGGACGAACTCCCGGACGACGCTATGGACGTGACCCAAGACCGGATGCGGTCGTTCGAGGTCATCATGGACTCGATGACCGAGGCGGAACTGGAGAACCCCCGCGCCATCGGCGCGAGTCAGGTCGAGCGCATCGCGAAGGGGAGCGGGAAGGACGAGGAGCGCGTGCGCGAACTCCTCGAACAGCACAAGATGATGTCCCAGACCCTCAAGCAGTTCCAAGGAATGGGCCAAGGGAACATGGAGCGCATGATGAAGAAGATGCAGGGCGGTGGCGGCGGCGGTGGCGGCGGTATGGGCGGAATGGGGCCGTTCGGCGACTGA
- a CDS encoding anthranilate phosphoribosyltransferase produces MSSDRASTGGGAEVEGEWTLLRLLTEVCGSGPKTADDMTYEQAREAFARVLVGDADPETLGAFLLANRWKESTPEELAGFVDAMRERSVVVAEPDADPVDCGGNYDGKQKTAVLGVASGLVAAAAGTPVVAHSGPSLPAKYGTTYGDVLDELGVPTDLDPERSAAMVDDVGFGFYAQSRFNPLVHERRPARKSIGVRTSINTVETLANPANASVHFGSFYHLSYAERIAGTVRESRELPNERVVMAQGMEGYDDVRPGTTRFAVWDAERSDGEIRDDTVETAALGVEFERDDLEVDDLPADSARITERVLSGERDGPVADAVALNAGFRIYAGGDADSVGAGVELARDALADGSAEGRLDALRAFEA; encoded by the coding sequence GTGAGCAGCGACCGAGCATCGACCGGCGGCGGCGCGGAAGTCGAGGGCGAGTGGACGCTCCTCCGACTCCTGACCGAGGTCTGTGGCTCCGGCCCGAAGACCGCCGACGACATGACCTACGAGCAGGCCAGAGAGGCGTTCGCCCGCGTCCTCGTCGGGGACGCCGACCCGGAGACGCTCGGGGCGTTCCTGCTGGCGAACCGCTGGAAGGAGAGCACGCCCGAGGAACTGGCCGGGTTCGTGGACGCCATGCGCGAGCGGTCGGTCGTAGTGGCGGAACCCGACGCCGACCCGGTGGACTGCGGTGGCAACTACGACGGCAAGCAGAAGACGGCCGTGCTGGGCGTCGCCTCGGGACTGGTCGCGGCCGCGGCGGGAACGCCCGTGGTCGCCCACAGCGGTCCCTCGCTCCCCGCCAAGTACGGCACGACCTACGGCGACGTTCTGGACGAGTTGGGCGTCCCCACCGACCTCGACCCCGAACGGAGCGCCGCGATGGTGGACGACGTCGGGTTCGGCTTCTACGCCCAGTCGCGGTTCAATCCGCTCGTCCACGAGCGTCGGCCAGCCCGGAAGTCCATCGGCGTTCGGACCTCCATCAACACGGTCGAGACGCTGGCGAACCCCGCGAACGCGAGCGTCCACTTCGGGAGTTTCTACCACCTCTCGTACGCCGAGCGAATCGCCGGGACCGTCCGCGAGAGCCGCGAACTCCCCAACGAGCGAGTCGTGATGGCGCAGGGAATGGAAGGGTACGACGACGTGCGCCCGGGGACGACCCGGTTCGCCGTGTGGGATGCCGAGCGAAGCGACGGCGAAATTCGGGACGACACGGTCGAGACGGCCGCGCTCGGCGTCGAGTTCGAGCGCGACGACCTCGAAGTGGACGACCTCCCGGCCGACTCCGCCCGCATCACCGAGCGCGTGCTGTCGGGCGAACGCGACGGTCCGGTCGCCGACGCCGTCGCGCTCAACGCCGGCTTCCGCATCTACGCGGGCGGCGACGCCGATTCGGTCGGAGCGGGCGTCGAACTGGCCCGCGACGCGCTCGCCGACGGGAGCGCCGAGGGCCGCCTCGACGCGCTCCGAGCGTTCGAGGCCTAA
- a CDS encoding nitrite/sulfite reductase, whose translation MPSKVETWKDEIYGVEIRDHLERFAEEGWDAIPDDEHDAWFERFKWWGLYHQRKGQESYFMMRIGVPMGRLTPEQLRVVGEVAREYATGPVENPEFGDAYADFTTRQSIQLHWIKVEDIPDIFEKLESVGLSTIQACGDSWRNIVGSPVAGRDADEHLDVWPVVQNLHDEFKGNDLYENLPRKWKVAVTGDTRGAGQGDINDLAFEPAVKTIDGEEVDGFNVRVGGGLARKEPRFARDIDVFCRPENAAEVAAGLSGLFRDYGDREDRFSARMKFLVDEWGPEKVRSVLQDEYVDYELPTAGENLRDQYDYNAGRSDAPGDYVGVHDQNDGDHFVGLSVLVGRMSAEEVIELADLADSYGSEMIGVTQRQNLIVGDIPAEELDAFLDEPLLDEYSPDPHPFLRGSIACTGTEYCSLSIVETKNRMVRYARWLKENVPVPEGVEDFHIHLSGCTASCAQPQIADISLRGMKARKDGEPVEAFDVGLGGGLGENPEFADWVEMRVPADEIPGYIRNLLEVYEAEREDGESFRDFIRQRDEDEVQALADPEETDYEDPYMHNTKMTWYPYAEDDAMDDSPAPTDARGNPITSDD comes from the coding sequence ATGCCGAGTAAAGTCGAGACCTGGAAGGACGAGATATACGGAGTGGAGATACGCGACCACCTCGAGCGATTCGCCGAAGAGGGGTGGGACGCCATCCCCGACGACGAACACGACGCGTGGTTCGAGCGGTTCAAGTGGTGGGGTCTCTACCACCAGCGGAAGGGGCAAGAGTCGTACTTCATGATGCGCATCGGCGTCCCGATGGGCCGACTCACGCCCGAACAGCTCCGCGTCGTCGGCGAGGTGGCGCGGGAGTACGCGACCGGCCCGGTCGAGAATCCCGAGTTCGGCGACGCCTACGCCGACTTCACGACGCGCCAGTCCATCCAGCTCCACTGGATAAAGGTCGAAGACATCCCGGACATCTTCGAGAAACTGGAGTCTGTCGGTCTCTCTACTATTCAGGCCTGCGGCGACTCGTGGCGGAACATCGTCGGGTCCCCCGTGGCCGGACGCGACGCCGACGAACACCTCGACGTGTGGCCCGTCGTCCAGAACCTCCACGACGAGTTCAAGGGCAACGACCTGTACGAGAACCTCCCCCGCAAGTGGAAGGTCGCGGTCACCGGCGACACCCGCGGGGCGGGACAGGGCGACATCAACGACCTCGCCTTCGAACCCGCGGTCAAGACCATCGACGGCGAAGAGGTCGATGGGTTCAACGTCCGAGTCGGCGGCGGTCTCGCCCGGAAGGAACCCCGGTTCGCCCGGGACATCGACGTGTTCTGCCGCCCGGAGAACGCGGCCGAGGTCGCGGCGGGCCTCTCGGGACTGTTCCGCGACTACGGCGACCGCGAGGACCGCTTCAGCGCTCGCATGAAGTTCCTCGTGGACGAGTGGGGGCCGGAGAAGGTCCGCTCGGTCCTGCAGGACGAGTACGTGGACTACGAACTCCCGACCGCCGGGGAGAACCTGCGCGACCAGTACGACTACAACGCCGGACGGTCCGACGCGCCGGGCGACTACGTCGGCGTCCACGACCAGAACGACGGCGACCACTTCGTCGGTCTCTCGGTGCTGGTCGGCCGGATGAGCGCCGAGGAGGTCATCGAACTCGCCGACCTCGCGGACTCCTACGGCTCCGAGATGATTGGCGTCACCCAGCGCCAGAACCTCATCGTGGGCGACATCCCCGCCGAGGAACTCGACGCCTTCCTCGACGAACCGCTGCTCGACGAGTACTCGCCCGACCCCCATCCGTTCCTCCGGGGGTCCATCGCGTGTACCGGCACCGAGTACTGCTCGCTGTCCATCGTCGAGACGAAGAACCGGATGGTCCGGTACGCCCGCTGGCTCAAGGAGAACGTGCCGGTGCCCGAGGGCGTCGAGGACTTCCACATCCACCTCTCTGGCTGCACCGCCTCCTGCGCCCAGCCCCAGATTGCCGACATCTCGCTCCGCGGGATGAAGGCCCGCAAGGACGGCGAACCCGTCGAAGCGTTCGACGTTGGTCTCGGCGGCGGTCTCGGCGAGAACCCCGAGTTCGCCGACTGGGTCGAGATGCGCGTGCCCGCCGACGAGATTCCGGGCTACATCCGGAACCTGCTGGAGGTCTACGAGGCCGAGCGCGAGGACGGCGAGAGCTTCCGGGACTTCATCCGGCAGCGCGACGAGGACGAGGTGCAGGCGCTCGCCGACCCCGAGGAGACCGACTACGAGGACCCCTACATGCACAACACGAAGATGACGTGGTACCCCTACGCCGAGGACGACGCGATGGACGACTCGCCCGCGCCGACCGACGCGCGGGGGAACCCCATCACGAGCGACGACTGA
- a CDS encoding magnesium transporter, which translates to MAVRDVAERAYREALPVLAVSAVGGLFAGLVLGGMRGDLREVSGLLVLVPALLATRGNVYGAMGAKLSTALHQGLIDANPVPDDRRVYTAVSAAMLNGVVISVFAAVVTYAVLVSLARPSASLATLAGVALVAGVLSGIALTIVVVAAVFAGYRRGLNPDTLVGPVVTTTGDVFGMAALLAAVRLVLALGGG; encoded by the coding sequence ATGGCAGTCCGCGACGTGGCCGAACGGGCGTACCGCGAAGCCCTCCCCGTACTGGCGGTCAGTGCGGTCGGCGGCCTGTTCGCGGGACTCGTGCTAGGTGGGATGCGGGGCGACCTCCGGGAAGTGTCGGGACTCCTCGTTCTGGTGCCCGCGCTGTTGGCGACCCGAGGTAACGTGTACGGCGCGATGGGCGCGAAGCTCTCGACCGCACTCCATCAGGGACTCATCGACGCGAACCCCGTGCCCGACGACCGCCGGGTGTACACCGCGGTGTCGGCCGCGATGCTGAACGGCGTCGTCATCAGCGTGTTCGCGGCGGTGGTCACATACGCCGTCCTCGTCTCGTTAGCCCGGCCGAGCGCGTCGCTCGCCACGCTCGCGGGCGTGGCGCTGGTCGCGGGCGTGCTGTCCGGTATCGCGCTGACTATCGTCGTCGTCGCGGCCGTGTTCGCCGGGTACCGACGCGGTCTCAACCCCGACACCCTCGTGGGACCGGTGGTCACGACGACCGGCGACGTGTTCGGGATGGCCGCGCTGCTGGCGGCGGTCCGACTGGTACTCGCGCTCGGAGGGGGGTAG
- a CDS encoding translation initiation factor IF-6 yields the protein MLRAAFVGSSYVGVFARATDEHLLVRPDLEDDVIADVSDELDVEAVETTVGGSSTVGALAVGNENGLLVSSRVTDRERDRIAEITELDVTELPGKINAAGNVVLANDKGAYVHPDLSRDAMRAVEEALEVDVERGDLADVRTVGTAAVATNEGVLCHPKATDDQLDRLEEVLDVPADIGTINYGAPLVGSGLLANEHGYVVGQETTGPELGRIDQALGYIE from the coding sequence TTGCTCCGCGCCGCCTTCGTCGGGTCGTCTTACGTCGGGGTCTTCGCTCGTGCGACCGACGAGCACCTGCTGGTCCGTCCGGACTTGGAGGACGACGTAATCGCCGACGTGAGCGACGAACTCGACGTCGAAGCCGTCGAGACCACGGTCGGCGGCTCTTCGACCGTCGGCGCGCTGGCGGTCGGCAACGAGAACGGACTGCTGGTCAGCAGTCGCGTCACCGACCGCGAGCGCGACCGAATCGCCGAAATCACGGAACTCGACGTGACCGAACTACCGGGCAAGATAAACGCCGCGGGGAACGTCGTCCTCGCCAACGACAAAGGGGCCTACGTCCACCCGGACCTCTCGCGCGACGCGATGCGGGCCGTCGAGGAGGCGCTGGAAGTGGACGTGGAGCGAGGCGACCTCGCGGACGTGCGGACGGTCGGCACCGCCGCCGTCGCCACCAACGAAGGCGTCCTCTGTCACCCGAAGGCGACCGACGACCAACTCGACCGACTGGAGGAAGTGCTGGACGTGCCCGCGGACATCGGCACCATCAACTACGGCGCTCCCCTGGTCGGGTCGGGACTGCTCGCCAACGAACACGGCTACGTCGTCGGACAGGAGACGACCGGGCCGGAACTCGGTCGCATCGACCAAGCGCTCGGATACATCGAGTAG
- the rpl18a gene encoding 50S ribosomal protein L18Ae, giving the protein MSEFTVRGKFQARDGWQEFETSVDATNEDVAEEHTYANFGGRHGLKRTQVEVEEVEAQ; this is encoded by the coding sequence ATGAGTGAGTTTACTGTTCGCGGTAAGTTCCAAGCCAGAGACGGCTGGCAGGAGTTCGAAACGAGCGTCGACGCTACGAACGAGGACGTCGCCGAGGAGCACACCTACGCCAACTTCGGCGGTCGCCACGGTCTGAAGCGGACGCAGGTCGAGGTCGAGGAGGTCGAGGCACAATGA
- a CDS encoding CbiX/SirB N-terminal domain-containing protein, whose translation MTEQALVVAGHGSHRNPDSATPVRVAVEAARERGNFAEVRPAYWKEAPSFRDVLHTIDADEAIVVPLFVSEGYFVEQVLPREFGLGEDDRGDDGPTVRYADPVGTHPDMTDVIAARARRMLEGEGDAHGSADPEDAALAVIGHGTERNPNSADAVYDHVEALRERSEFAEVDALFMDEAPYVEDVLDEFSADEVAVVPLFVADGFHTQDEIPELLGLTDDPRSGYPVPGTVEGRRIWYASAVGTDPLVLDVVLERAAEAGADLDSAAAGPERPVREAAGNEFVSWVESASDASGDGTRVWGELAVTATGAGEYDLRHRSDREAATADLDEQSVGELPELVRYADDGRYRPFAGESTLPAGWVLTGLDREGLLRAVSTVYPASVEHWAAERAGDLDPVPFRAVADRQTGIYESVADCSPEEVAGTVAACCENCEKRREWDAGDAEGDAPDADESSCGDVGSEGDAIPCREPCSFFVAAAREFHHHESESTAEHPTESDASVPRGDMTDPANVYRVRYRRARDADQTRPQP comes from the coding sequence ATGACTGAACAGGCGCTCGTCGTCGCGGGCCACGGCTCTCACCGCAATCCGGACTCCGCGACCCCGGTTCGCGTCGCGGTCGAGGCCGCACGCGAGCGCGGGAACTTCGCCGAGGTCCGCCCGGCGTACTGGAAGGAGGCCCCGTCGTTCCGGGACGTCCTGCACACCATCGACGCCGACGAGGCCATCGTCGTTCCGCTGTTCGTCAGCGAGGGCTACTTCGTGGAGCAGGTCCTCCCCCGGGAGTTCGGTCTCGGCGAGGACGACAGGGGCGACGACGGGCCGACCGTCCGGTACGCCGACCCGGTCGGCACCCACCCCGACATGACCGACGTCATCGCGGCCCGCGCCCGGCGGATGCTGGAGGGCGAGGGCGACGCCCACGGGAGTGCGGACCCCGAAGACGCCGCGCTCGCCGTCATCGGTCACGGCACCGAGCGCAACCCGAACAGCGCGGACGCCGTCTACGACCACGTCGAGGCGCTCCGCGAGCGCAGCGAGTTCGCCGAAGTCGACGCGCTGTTCATGGACGAGGCCCCCTACGTCGAAGACGTTCTGGACGAGTTCTCGGCCGACGAGGTGGCCGTCGTCCCGCTGTTCGTCGCCGACGGATTCCACACGCAGGACGAGATTCCCGAGCTACTGGGCCTCACCGACGACCCGAGGTCGGGCTACCCCGTCCCGGGAACCGTCGAGGGTCGGCGCATCTGGTACGCCTCGGCGGTGGGTACCGACCCCCTCGTCTTGGACGTGGTGCTGGAGCGCGCCGCGGAGGCGGGCGCGGACCTCGACTCCGCCGCCGCGGGTCCGGAGCGCCCGGTCCGCGAGGCGGCCGGGAACGAGTTCGTCTCGTGGGTCGAGAGCGCGTCCGACGCGTCCGGCGACGGGACCCGCGTCTGGGGCGAACTCGCCGTCACCGCGACCGGCGCGGGCGAGTACGACCTGCGCCACCGCAGCGACCGCGAGGCGGCCACCGCCGACCTCGACGAGCAGTCCGTCGGCGAACTGCCGGAACTGGTCCGGTACGCCGACGACGGCCGGTATCGCCCGTTCGCGGGCGAATCGACGCTCCCCGCGGGGTGGGTCCTCACCGGTCTCGACCGCGAGGGACTGCTGCGTGCGGTCTCGACCGTCTACCCGGCGAGCGTCGAACACTGGGCCGCCGAGCGCGCGGGCGACCTCGACCCGGTCCCGTTCCGCGCCGTCGCCGACCGACAGACCGGCATCTACGAGTCCGTCGCGGACTGCTCGCCGGAGGAAGTGGCGGGCACGGTCGCGGCGTGCTGCGAGAACTGCGAGAAGCGCCGGGAGTGGGACGCGGGCGACGCCGAGGGCGACGCGCCGGACGCCGACGAATCGTCCTGCGGTGACGTCGGTTCCGAGGGCGACGCGATTCCCTGCCGGGAGCCGTGTTCGTTCTTCGTCGCCGCGGCCCGCGAGTTCCACCACCACGAGTCCGAATCGACAGCAGAACACCCGACCGAGAGCGACGCGTCCGTCCCGCGGGGCGACATGACCGACCCCGCGAACGTCTACCGAGTTCGCTACCGGCGGGCGCGAGACGCCGACCAGACCAGACCACAACCATGA
- the cobA gene encoding uroporphyrinogen-III C-methyltransferase, whose amino-acid sequence MSHPNRNATTGTVSLVGAGPGDPELLTVKARRLLDEADVVFHDNLVGDDLVESIPDCTTVENVGKRPGGDRTPQAEINDMLVREARAGRDVVRLKGGDPTLFGRGGEEAEYLARHGVPFEFVPGVTSAIAGPSAGGIPATHRDHASALAVVTGHEDPTKPDSAIDWEALANIVSAGGTLVVLMGVGRLPDNVAALESHGVGADTPVAMVERATLPSERTVTGSLDTIVERARNADIEPPAVTVVGDVVNVRETVENCLGGSASELGPAVGVGRVEDEIEVNQQ is encoded by the coding sequence ATGAGCCACCCGAACAGAAACGCGACCACCGGCACCGTCTCCCTCGTCGGAGCGGGACCGGGCGACCCCGAACTGCTGACCGTGAAGGCCCGGCGACTGCTCGACGAGGCCGACGTCGTCTTCCACGACAACCTCGTGGGCGACGACCTCGTCGAATCGATTCCAGACTGCACGACCGTCGAGAACGTCGGGAAGCGACCCGGCGGCGACCGGACGCCGCAGGCCGAAATCAACGACATGCTGGTCCGCGAGGCGCGGGCGGGCCGCGACGTGGTGCGACTCAAGGGCGGCGACCCGACCCTGTTCGGCCGCGGCGGCGAGGAGGCCGAATACCTCGCGCGCCACGGCGTCCCCTTCGAGTTCGTGCCCGGCGTGACCAGCGCCATCGCGGGACCGAGCGCCGGAGGCATCCCGGCGACCCACCGCGACCACGCCTCCGCGCTCGCCGTCGTCACGGGCCACGAGGACCCCACGAAACCCGACAGCGCGATAGACTGGGAGGCGCTCGCAAACATCGTCTCGGCGGGCGGCACGCTCGTCGTCCTGATGGGCGTGGGGCGACTGCCGGACAACGTCGCGGCGCTCGAATCGCACGGGGTCGGCGCGGACACGCCGGTCGCGATGGTCGAGCGCGCGACGCTCCCGTCCGAGCGGACCGTGACGGGGTCGCTCGACACCATCGTCGAGCGCGCACGGAACGCCGATATCGAACCGCCCGCGGTCACCGTCGTCGGCGACGTGGTGAACGTCCGCGAGACGGTCGAGAACTGTCTGGGCGGGAGCGCGAGCGAACTCGGACCGGCGGTCGGCGTCGGTCGAGTCGAGGACGAAATCGAGGTGAACCAGCAGTGA